NNNNNNNNNNNNNNNNNNNNNNNNNNNNNNNNNNNNNNNNNNTTACCCTCTTTGAcgtctccattcccctttcctcagCTTNNNNNNNNNNNNNNNNNNNNNNNNNNNNNNNNNNNNNNNNNNNNNNTACGAGAACCCCGCGTGCGACGGGAAGACGGTCATCGTGCACCTGTTCGAGTGGCGCTGGACCGACGTCGCCCTCGAGTGCGAGAGGTTCCTCGCCCACGCCGGCTACTGCGGCGTCCAGGTGCGTGAGGGGGATGCTGGTGACTGACCGGCTCGCGAGTTTGGCGGAATGCGCGAAGTTGTGTTCGGGTTGTNNNNNNNNNNNNNNNNNNNNNNNNNNNNNNNNNNNNNNNNNNNNNNNNNNNNNNNNNNNNNNNNNNNNNNNNNNNNNNNNNNNNNNNNNNNNNNNNNNNNNNNNNNNNNNNNNNNNNNNNNNNNNNNNNNNNNNNNNNNNNNNNNNNNNNNNNNNNNNNNNNNNNNNNNNNNNNNNNNNNNNNNNNNNNNNNNNNNNNNNNNNNNNNNNNNNNNNNNNNNNNNNNNNNNNNNNNNNNNNNNNNNNNNNNNNNNNNNNNNNNNNNNNNNNNNNNNNNNNNNNNNNNNNNNNNNNNNNNNNNNNNNNNNNNNNNNNNNNNNNNNNNNNNNNNNNNNNNNNNNNNNNNNNNNNNNNNNNNNNNNNNNNNNNNNNNNNNNNNNNNNNNNNNNNNNNNNNNNNNNNNNNNNNNNNNNNNNNNNNNNNNNNNNNNNNNNNNNNNNNNNNNNNNNNNNNNNNNNNNNNNNNNNNNNNNNNNNNNNNNNNNNNNNNNNNNNNNNNNNNNNNNNNNNNNNNNNNNNNNNNNNNNNNNNNNNNNNNNNNNNNNNNNNNNNNNNNNNNNNNNNNNNNNNNNNNNNNNNNNNNNNNNNNNNNNNNNNNNNNNNNNNNNNNNNNNNNNNNNNNNNNNNNNNNNNNNNNNNNNNNNNNNNNNNNNNNNNNNNNNNNNNNNNNNNNNNNNNNNNNNNNNNNNNNNNNNNNNNNNNNNNNNNNNNNNNNNNNNNNNNNNNNNNNNNNNNNNNNNNNNNNNNNNNNNNNNNNNNNNNNNNNNNNNNNNNNNNNNNNNNNNNNNNNNNNNNNNNNNNNNNNNNNNNNNNNAAAAGCAACTGGAAACTGATTAGTCTTCCTGATACTTTGATACGCACTGTGGAATTTCAGTGTAAAAAAATACACTGTATTTTATGGAGGGAATAGAATAAGCAAATTCCATTTCATTCTGAGTGAAAAATGGTTCTCCATAAgagtttatgattaataccacAGAAAATTTCCGTGAAAGAGGACAGTCTTGGTTAATTGTCCTTATCTTCCTATAGTAGTTAGATCACNNNNNNNNNNNNNNNNNNNNNNNNNNNNNNNNNNNNNNNNNNNNNNNNNNNNNNNNNNNNNNNNNNNNNNNNNNNNNNNNNNNNNNNNNNNNNNNNNNNNNNNNNNNNNNNNNNNNNNNNNNNNNNNNNNNNNNNNNNNNNNNNNNNNNNNNNNNNNNNNNNNNNNNNNNNNNNNNNNNNNNNNNNNNNNNNNNNNNNNNNNNNNNNNNNNNNNNNNNNNNNNNNNNNNNNNNNNNNNNNNNNNNNNNNNNNNNNNNNNNNNNNNNNNNNNNNNNNNNNNNNNNNNNNNNNNNNNNNNNNNNNNNNNNNNNNNNNNNNNNNNNNNNNNNNNNNNNNNNNNNNNNNNNNNNNNNNNNNNNNNNNNNNNNNNNNNNNNNNNNNNNNNNNNNNNNNNNNNNNNNNNNNNNNNNNNNNNNNNNNNNNNNNNNNNNNNNNNNNNNNNNNNNNNNNNNNNNNNNNNNNNNNNNNNNNNNNNNNNNNNNNNNNNNNNNNNNNNNNNNNNNNNNNNNNNNNNNNNNNNNNNNNNNNNNNNNNNNNNNNNNNNNNNNNNNNNNNNNNNNNNNNNNNNNNNNNNNNNNNNNNNNNNNNNNNNNNNNNNNNNNNNNNNNNNNNNNNNNNNNNNNNNNNNNNNNNNNNNNNNNNNNNNNNNNNNNNNNNNNNNNNNNNNNNNNNNNNNNNNNNNNNNNNNNNNNNNNNNNNNNNNNNNNNNNNNNNNNNNNNNNNNNNNNNNNNNNNNNNNNNNNNNNNNNNNNNNNNNNNNNNNNNNNNNNNNNNNNNNNNNNNNNNNNNNNNNNNNNNNNNNNNNNNNNNNNNNNNNNNNNNNNNNNNNNNNNNNNNNNNNNNNNNNNNNNNNNNNNNNNNNNNNNNNNNNNNNNNNNNNNNNNNNNNNNNNNNNNNNNNNNNNNNNNNNNNNNNNNNNNNNNNNNNNNNNNNNNNNNNNNNNNNNNNNNNNNNNNNNNNNNNNNNNNNNNNNNNNNNNNNNNNNNNNNNNNNNNNNNNNNNNNNNNNNNNNNNNNNNNNNNNNNNNNNNNNNNNNNNNNNNNNNNNNNNNNNNNNNNNNNNNNNNNNNNNNNNNNNNNNNNNNNNNNNNNNNNNNNNNNNNNNNNNNNNNNNNNNNNNNNNNNNNNNNNNNNNNNNNNNNNNNNNNNNNNNNNNNNNNNNNNNNNNNNNNNNNNNNNNNNNNNNNNNNNNNNNNNNNNNNNNNNNNNNNNNNNNNNNNNNNNNNNNNNNNNNNNNNNNNNNNNNNNNNNNNNNNNNNNNNNNNNNNNNNNNNNNNNNNNNNNNNNNNNNNNNNNNNNNNNNNNNNNNNNNNNNNNNNNNNNNNNNNNNNNNNNNNNNNNNNNNNNNNNNNNNNNNNNNNNNNNNNNNNNNNNNNNNNNNNNNNNNNNNNNNNNNNNNNNNNNNNNNNNNNNNNNNNNNNNNNNNNNNNNNNNNNNNNNNNNNNNNNNNNNNNNNNNNNNNNNNNNNNNNNNNNNNNNNNNNNNNNNNNNNNNNNNNNNNNNNNNNNNNNNNNNNNNNNNNNNNNNNNNNNNNNNNNNNNNNNNNNNNNNNNNNNNNNNNNNNNNNNNNNNNNNNNNNNNNNNNNNNNNNNNNNNNNNNNNNNNNNNNNNNNNNNNNNNNNNNNNNNNNNNNNNNNNNNNNNNNNNNNNNNNNNNNNNNNNNNNNNNNNNNNNNNNNNNNNNNNNNNNNNNNNNNNNNNNNNNNNNNNNNNNNNNNNNNNNNNNNNNNNNNNNNNNNNNNNNNNNNNNNNNNNNNNNNNNNNNNNNNNNNNNNNNNNNNNNNNNNNNNNNNNNNNNNNNNNNNNNNNNNNNNNNNNNNNNNNNNNNNNNNNNNNNNNNNNNNNNNNNNNNNNNNNNNNNNNNNNNNNNNNNNNNNNNNNNNNNNNNNNNNNNNNNNNNNNNNNNNNNNNNNNNNNNNNNNNNNNNNNNNNNNNNNNNNNNNNNNNNNNNNNNNNNNNNNNNNNNNNNNNNNNNNNNNNNNNNNNNNNNNNNNNNNNNNNNNNNNNNNNNNNNNNNNNNNNNNNNNNNNNNNNNNNNNNNNNNNNNNNNNNNNNNNNNNNNNNNNNNNNNNNNNNNNNNNNNNNNNNNNNNNNNNNNNNNNNNNNNNNNNNNNNNNNNNNNNNNNNNNNNNNNNNNNNNNNNNNNNNNNNNNNNNNNNNNNNNNNNNNNNNNNNNNNNNNNNNNNNNNNNNNNNNNNNNNNNNNNNNNNNNNNNNNNNNNNNNNNNNNNNNNNNNNNNNNNNNNNNNNNNNNNNNNNNNNNNNNNNNNNNNNNNNNNNNNNNNNNNNNNNNNNNNNNNNNNNNNNNNNNNNNNNNNNNNNNNNNNNNNNNNNNNNNNNNNNNNNNNNNNNNNNNNNNNNNNNNNNNNNNNNNNNNNNNNNNNNNNNNNNNNNNNNNNNNNNNNNNNNNNNNNNNNNNNNNNNNNNNNNNNNNNNNNNNNNNNNNNNNNNNNNNNNNNNNNNNNNNNNNNNNNNNNNNNNNNNNNNNNNNNNNNNNNNNNNNNNNNNNNNNNNNNNNNNNNNNNNNNNNNNNNNNNNNNNNNNNNNNNNNNNNNNNNNNNNNNNNNNNNNNNNNNNNNNNNNNNNNNNNNNNNNNNNNNNNNNNNNNNNNNNNNNNNNNNNNNNNNNNNNNNNNNNNNNNNNNNNNNNNNNNNNNNNNNNNNNNNNNNNNNNNNNNNNNNNNNNNNNNNNNNNNNNNNNNNNNNNNNNNNNNNNNNNNNNNNNNNNNNNNNNNNNNNNNNNNNNNNNNNNNNNNNNNNNNNNNNNNNNNNNNNNNNNNNNNNNNNNNNNNNNNNNNNNNNNNNNNNNNNNNNNNNNNNNNNNNNNNNNNNNNNNNNNNNNNNNNNNNNNNNNNNNNNNNNNNNNNNNNNNNNNNNNNNNNNNNNNNNNNNNNNNNNNNNNNNNNNNNNNNNNNNNNNNNNNNNNNNNNNNNNNNNNNNNNNNNNNNNNNNNNNNNNNNNNNNNNNNNNNNNNNNNNNNNNNNNNNNNNNNNNNNNNNNNNNNNNNNNNNNNNNNNNNNNNNNNNNNNNNNNNNNNNNNNNNNNNNNNNNNNNNNNNNNNNNNNNNNNNNNNNNNNNNNNNNNNNNNNNNNNNNNNNNNNNNNNNNNNNNNNNNNNNNNNNNNNNNNNNNNNNNNNNNNNNNNNNNNNNNNNNNNNNNNNNNNNNNNNNNNNNNNNNNNNNNNNNNNNNNNNNNNNNNNNNNNNNNNNNNNNNNNNNNNNNNNNNNNNNNNNNNNNNNNNNNNNNNNNNNNNNNNNNNNNNNNNNNNNNNNNNNNNNNNNNNNNNNNNNNNNNNNNNNNNNNNNNNNNNNNNNNNNNNNNNNNNNNNNNNNNNNNNNNNNNNNNNNNNNNNNNNNNNNNNNNNNNNNNNNNNNNNNNNNNNNNNNNNNNNNNNNNNNNNNNNNNNNNNNNNNNNNNNNNNNNNNNNNNNNNNNNNNNNNNNNNNNNNNNNNNNNNNNNNNNNNNNNNNNNNNNNNNNNNNNNNNNNNNNNNNNNNNNNNNNNNNNNNNNNNNNNNNNNNNNNNNNNNNNNNNNNNNNNNNNNNNNNNNNNNNNNNNNNNNNNNNNNNNNNNNNNNNNNNNNNNNNNNNNNNNNNNNNNNNNNNNNNNNNNNNNNNNNNNNNNNNNNNNNNNNNNNNNNNNNNNNNNNNNNNNNNNNNNNNNNNNNNNNNNNNNNNNNNNNNNNNNNNNNNNNNNNNNNNNNNNNNNNNNNNNNNNNNNNNNNNNNNNNNNNNNNNNNNNNNNNNNNNNNNNNNNNNNNNNNNNNNNNNNNNNNNNNNNNNNNNNNNNNNNNNNNNNNNNNNNNNNNNNNNNNNNNNNNNNNNNNNNNNNNNNNNNNNNNNNNNNNNNNNNNNNNNNNNNNNNNNNNNNNNNNNNNNNNNNNNNNNNNNNNNNNNNNNNNNNNNNNNNNNNNNNNNNNNNNNNNNNNNNNNNNNNNNNNNNNNNNNNNNNNNNNNNNNNNNNNNNNNNNNNNNNNNNNNNNNNNNNNNNNNNNNNNNNNNNNNNNNNNNNNNNNGGTGCTCCTGTGTGAGCGATATGtcctctgcttgcttttgctctataattttgttaatggacaNNNNNNNNNNNNNNNNNNNNNNNNNNNNNNNNNNNNNNNNNNNNNNNNNNNNNNNNNNNNNNNNNNNNNNNNNNNNNNNNNNNNNNNNNNNNNNNNNNNNNNNNNNNNNNNNNNNNNNNNNNNNNNNNNNNNNNNNNNNNNNNNNNNNNNNNNNNNNNNNNNNNNNNNNNNNNNNNNNNNNNNNNNNNNNNNNNNNNNNNNNNNNNNNNNNNNNNNNNNNNNNNNNNNNNNNNNNNNNNNNNNNNNNNNNNNNNNNNNNNNNNNNNNNNNNNNNNNNNNNNNNNNNNNNNNNNNNNNNNNNNNNNNNNNNNNNNNNNNNNNNNNNNNNNNNNNNNNNNNNNNNNNNNNNNNNNNNNNNNNNNNNNNNNNNNNNNNNNNNNNNNNNNNNNNNNNNNNNNNNNNNNNNNNNNNNNNNNNNNNNNNNNNNNNNNNNNNNNNNNNNNNNNNNNNNNNNNNNNNNNNNNNNNNNNNNNNNNNNNNNNNNNNNNNNNNNGGTATCACTGCTGTTANNNNNNNNNNNNNNNNNNNNNNNNNNNNNNNNNNNNNNNNNNNNNNNNNNNNNNNNNNNNNNNNNNNNNNNNNNNNNNNNNNNNNNNNNNNNNNNNNNNNNNNNNNNNNNNNNNNNNNNNNNNNNNNNNNNNNNNNNNNNNNNNNNNNNNNNNNNNNNNNNNNNNNNNNNNNNNNNNNNNNNNNNNNNNNNNNNNNNNNNNNNNNNNNNNNNNNNNNNNNNNNNNNNNNNNNNNNNNNNNNNNNNNNNNNNNNNNNNNNNNNNNNNNNNNNNNNNNNNNNNNNNNNNNNNNNNNNNNNNNNNNNNNNNNNNNNNNNNNNNNNNNNNNNNNNNNNNNNNNNNNNNNNNNNNNNNNNNNNNNNNNNNNNNNNNNNNNNNNNNNNNNNNNNNNNNNNNNNNNNNNNNNNNNNNNNNNNNNNNNNNNNNNNNNNNNNNNNNNNNNNNNNNNNNNNNNNNNNNNNNNNNNNNNNNNNNNNNNNNNNNNNNNNNNNNNNNNNNNNNNNNNNNNNNNNNNNNNNNNNNNNNNNNNNNNNNNNNNNNNNNNNNNNNNNNNNNNNNNNNNNNNNNNNNNNNNNNNNNNNNNNNNNNNNNNNNNNNNNNNNNNNNNNNNNATGAGCGACCTTTTCGCCGCCCCCAGGTGTCTCCCCCGAACGAGCACCTGACGAACCCGCCCGAGTACCCGTACCCGTGGTGGCAGCGCTACCAGCCCGTCTCGTACAAGCTCGAGTCGCGCTCCGGATCCGAGGAGGAATTCGTCGACATGGTGCGCAGGTGCAACGCCGTCGGAGTCAGGTGCGTGAGGCTGTGTCCTTATTAcggtctcctctttttctctctcagcatCAGAGATAGTTGTACTTTATGCCATTTCTCTCNNNNNNNNNNNNNNNNNNNNNNNNNNNNNNNNNNNATNNNNNNNNNNNNNNNNNNNNNNNNNNNNNNNNNNNNNNNNNNNNNNNNNNNNNNNNNNNNNNNNNNNNNNNNNNNNNNNNNNNNNNNNNNNNNNNNNNNNNNNNNNNNNNNNNNNNNNNNNNNNNNNNNNNNNNNNNNNNNNNNNCTTTTNNNNNNNNNNNNNNNNNNNNNNNNNNNNNNNNNNNNNNNNNNNNNNNNNNNNNNNNNNNNNNNNNNNNNNNNNNNNNNNNNNNNNNNNNNNNNNNNNNNNNNNCACACAAATTTTCCAAACAGGGGGCANNNNNNNNNNNNNNNNNNNNNNNNNNNNNNNNNNNNNNNNNNNNNNNNNNNNNNNNNNNNNNNNNNNNNNNNNNNNNNNNNNNNNNNNNNNNNNNNNNNNNNNNNNNNNNNNNNNNNNNNNNNNNNNNNNNNNNNNNNNNNNNNNNNNNNNNNNNNNNNNNNNNNNNNNNNNNNNNNNNNNNNNNNNNNNNNNNNNNNNNNNATGTGCCTTGGCCCGGCCCTTCCACAccttccccttccgtctccctccaGGATCTTCGTCGACGCCGTGGTGAACCACATGGCCGCCCTGGGACGCAAGGGGACGGGCTCCGGGGGCACGCCCTTCGACGGGGACGCCCACGACTTCCCCGGCGTCCCCTACACCGCCGAGCACTTCACGCCCAAGGAGCTGTGCCCTTCGGGTGATGGTAAGGCCCATCNNNNNNNNNNNNNNNNNNNNNNNNNNNNNNNNNNNNNNNNNNNNNNNNNNNNNNNNNNNNNNNNTCAGTCCCCCTccctaacctcccctcccccgctcccccaggCAACGTGAACAACTACGGCGACCCCAACAACGTCCGCAACTGCAACCTCGTGGCCCTGACCGACCTGTACGGCGCCACGGACTACGTGAGGAAGACAGTGGCCGGCTACTTCAGCAAGTTGGTGGATATCGGGGTGGCCGGCTTCAGGGTGGATGCGGCGAAGCACATGTGGCCGGAGGTGGGTATGTGGGTttgaggaggtagaggtggatgCTTGTGGGTTTCAGAACGGAGAGGCAGATGGATCTGAAGGCTTCAGGAGATTTGATTGTTTCAGAAATTAGAGGCGGATGGACATGGGTTTCAAAGGCAAAGGTGGGTGGGAGTTTTTGTATGGTTGTGTATGGGCGTGTAAGGAGGGTGTAGAATGGGGAAGACgttaagagggggaggggcgtggggggagggggaaggcactGGGGATATGTGGGCTATTTACCAAAATGAccgagaaaaaaataccaaaaaatcaaaacagaaatagtgtttcaaaattttaatattaaagatagaataaaaaaaatcccctataTCTTTNNNNNNNNNNNNNNNNNNNNNNNNNNNNNNNNNNNNNNNNNNNNNNNNNNNNNNNNNNNNNNNNNNNNNNNNNNNNNNNNNNNNNNNNNNNNNNNNNNNNNNNNNNNNNNNNNNNNNNNNNNNNNNNNNNNNNNNNNNNNNNNNNNNNNNNNNNNNNNNNNNNNNNNNNNNNNNNNNNNNNNNNNNNNNNNNNNNNNNNNNNNNNNNNNNNNNNNNNNNNNNNNNNNNNNNNNNNNNNNNNNNNNNNNNNNNNNNNNNNNNNNNNNNNNNNNNNNNNNNNNNNNNNNNNNNNNNNNNNNNNNNNNNNNNNNNNNNNNNNNNNNNNNNNNNNNNNNNNCCACAGGACCTGGCAGCCATGATGGACCAGACCAACGACCTGAACACTGACCAGGGCTTCCCCCCCAACACCCGCCCCTTCTTCTACCTGGAGGTCATCGATCGCAACGACGGGGCGGTCACCGTGCAGGAGTACTATGGCATGGGTGGGtatggggaggagtggggggNNNNNNNNNNNNNNNNNNNNNNNNNNNNNNNNNNNNNNNNNNNNNNNNNNNNNNNNNNNNNNNNNNNNNNNNNNNNNNNNNNNNNNNNNNNNNNNNNNNNNNNNNNNNNNNNNNNNNNNNNNNNNNNNNNNNNNNNNNNNNNNNNNNNNNNNNNNNNNNNNNNNNNNNNNNNNNNNNNNNNNNNNNNNNNNNNNNNNNNNNNNNNNNNNNNNNNNNNNNNNccatcccctccctttccccatgtcTCGCCTCTCCCCCACACAGGTCGCGTGACGGAATTCCGCTACAGCCAGAAGATCGCGTGGGGTGTGCAGAACCCAGGGCAGCTTGAGGGCGTCTATGACCCGGGCTGGGGTATGGCTGACCCCGACAAGGCCTTCGTGTTCGTCGACAACCACGACAANNNNNNNNNNNNNNNNNNNNNNNNNNNNNNNNNNNNNNNNNNNNNNNNNNNNNNNNNNNNNNNNNNNNNNNNNNNNNNNNNNNNNNNNNNNNNNNNNNNNNNNNNNNNNNNNNNNNNNNNNNNNNNNNNNNNNNNNNNNNNNNNNNNNNNNNNNNNNNNNNNNNNNNNNNNNNNNNNNNNNNNNNNNNNNNNNNNNNNNNNNNNNNNNNNNNNNNNNNNNNNNNNNNNNNNNNNNNNNNNNNNNNNNNNNNNNNNNNNNNNNNNNNNNNNNNNNNNNNNNNNNNNNNNNNNNNNNNNNNNNNNNNNNNNNNNNNNNNNNNNNNNNNNNNNNNNNNNNNCCAAAACAACATTCGGTCCAAGACACACTTCATGAAAAACCTTCCacacttctcctttcctccccccgcccccccccttgcgTTCCAGGCGACACCCTGACCCACAAATTCCCGAAGGACTACCGCCTGGGGGTCGCCTTCACCCTCGCGCAGCCCTACGGGTTCGCGAGGGTCATGTCCTCCTACGCCTTCGGGGACGACAGCGACGCAGGTCCTCCTCATCTGAGCGATNNNNNNNNNNNNNNNNNNNNNNNNNNNNNNNNNNNNNNNNNNNNNNNNNNNNNNNNNNNNNNNNNNNNNNNNNNNNNNNNNNNNNNNNNNNNNNNNNNNNNNNNNNNNNNNNNNNNNNNNNNNNNNNNNNNNNNNNNNNNNNNNNNNNNNNNNNNNNNNNNNNNNNNNNNNNNNNNNNNNNNNNNNNNNNNNNNNNNNNNNNNNNNNNNNNNNNNNNNNNNNNNNNNNNNNNNNNNNNNNNNNNNNNNNNNNNNNNNNNNNNNNNNNNNNNNNNNNNNNNNNNNNNNNNNNNNNNNNNNNNNNNNNNNNNNNNNNNNNNNNNNNNNNNNNNNNNNNNNNNNNNNNNNNNNNNNNNNNNNNNNNNNNNNNNNNNNNNNNtatatttatatcttttactatttttctacTTAGAAGCTTTGATTCATAATTTTATAAGGTCATCAGCAGGTGAGTAAAGGTCATAATGGGTGACGAGAAAAAATACTTAAGCAGATTTTTCTacttagaaagaggaaaaaatacaggCGAGGAAAGGTGAAatggatgataatgtaatatatttgtatatacttttcCTCAATTTAGAATGATCTGATTGTGAATGTGATAATTTTGTTGCGTTACAAAAAAGTTAAGATATGGTTCTTTACATCTGTGCGATTAAAGGCTAGGGAAAGTCAAAATAAGTGATGAAGACATAATGTATTTANNNNNNNNNNNNNNNNNNNNNNNNNNNNNNNNNNNNNNNNNNNNNNNNNNNTATGNNNNNNNNNNNNNNNNNNNNNNNNNNNNNNNNNNNNNNNNNNNNNNNNNNNNNNNNNNNNNNNNNNNNNNNNNTCAGTGTAGAAAATGCTTTTTATATGATAACTTGtaggtgaggaaaaaaaagaacaaaagtcgcggttgtattatttttatttataattttattttcattcgttaACTTGAATACACGTGAGAAAAAAAGTGACTGTCCGCGTAGCACACATAACACTGATTTGTGGATAATGAACAGCCTGTGGATAATCATTTGTGGTTAAAAGCTTATGAACAATTACTTATGGATAACAACTTACGAATTACTGTTTATGGATAATAACTAATGAATAATAACTTATTTATGAATAAGCACCTACCTTTCAGCACCGCCAACGTGGTCATTAACAGTGACAACCAGTGCGACGGAGGCTGGGTGTGTGAGCACCGATGGGCTTCCATCTATAAAATGGTTCGTCAGTTACTCGTTTCATTTCCGTTGCTCATCAAATACTCGTGAATAATTCATGGACGTCAGTGCATGCTCGGGTTAATGCGTTTTTAGAACAACCtttacgacttttttttttaagagctgtAGTTAGATACGGGATTTCATTGTCGATAATTTACATTTAGTCAgcaattctacaaaaaaaaaaacccttccttaATGAAACAAATATTGAGAGACTTTCTGAACGCTTTTTGACAGTTTGTACGCTCATGATTATGACGGAAAATGGATGACCCCAAAATGattcgattgttttttttttccgaaactcAGGTCAGGTTCAGCAACGCCGTGAAGGACACCGCGTGGTGGGAGAACTATTACTGTGATGGCAACGTCGTAGCATTTTCTCGCGGAGACAAGGGCTTCTTCGCCATGGTCAAGTACGGTACAGTGTCGCAGGTAAGTCATGGGTACTTGTATCTTTCCCCCGCGCNNNNNNNNNNNNNNNNNNNNNNNNNNNGGTGATGAATAGTTTACGAAGATTATTCGTCCCTGGTCTTCCTATGAAAAGCTTACTTTGACTGGatctgaaaatatttttaaaaaatcacgaaATACATAGCACACTTTTTGTCGTATATCAACATGATAGAACCGGTATCTGAAACGATAAGCTTTATATCCTCTCACATATTTATTGAATTGATGACTTTTCTCCACACCAGACCTTCCAGACAGGCATGCCGGCAGGTACGTACCAAGACGTCGTGTCCTGCCAAGAAGTGACGGTGAACGGCGACGGGTCAGTACACATCTCCATCACTAACGAAGAGGAACCAGTCTTCGCCATCTGTGTCGGATGCGATTGCTCCGAGCCGCCTGTCGTCACCGCCACGCCCGGCCCTGGTGAGATTGCCGCTACTCTTAGAGACTTCGGAGCTGCTGCTAATATTGCTAAGACACGTAGAGATGATAAAGTCTTTTTAATGAGAGAAAGCGTAAGAGATacaaaaacaagagcaaaaaatggagaagacgaacaaagagagagaaaaaaaggggtaaaacagACATAGCGCCTGCAATACGAAAACAAAGACCCTTATAACTCGAAAACCTCGACACACCTTCAAGACcttttccctccccgtctcccaaCAGACCAGNNNNNNNNNNNNNNNNNNNNNNNNCAGGGCCCCACCGAGCCCAGCATCACCGAAGGGCATTCACCGCACGGTCGTCTTCATCCAGAAACAGACTAACGACGGGCAAGATCTCTTCGTCAGGGGGGGGATCGACGCGGGGCAGAGGCCAGGTGGGGGGCACTGNNNNNNNNNNNNNNNNNNNNNNNNNNNNNNNNNNNNNNNNNNNNNNNNNNNNNNNNNNNNNNNNNNNNNNNNNNNNNNNNNNNNNNNNNNNNNNNNNNNNNNNNNNNNNNNNNNNNNNNNNNNNNNNNNNNNNNNNNNNNNNNNNNNNNNNNNNNNNNNNNNNNNNNNNNNNNNNNNNNNNNNNNNNNNNNNNNNNNNNNNNNNNNNNNNNNNNNNNNNNNNNNNNNNNNNNNNNNNNNNNNNNNNNNNNNNNNNNNNNNNNNNNNNNNNNNNNNNNNNNNNNNNNNNNNNNNNNNNNNNNNNNNNNNNNNNNNNNNNNNNNNNNNNNNNNNNNNNNNNNNNNNNNNNNNNNNNNNNNAAAATTATGTTTCAGatgatttttgtgtttctctttggTGCTGCGATGGGCGAGTTTTATTCAAATATGGTGTACGATTATGActtatggattttttaaaaattgtctgCCTTTCCATTCGACCATTAGTAATGAAGTAATTGACTTCGCACACATAAAATGTAGAGTTTAAACATTTTAACAATCTTTAATTTTTCTCAGCACACATATTTCCTTNNNNNNNNNNNNNNNNNNNNNNNNNNNNNNNNNNNNNNNNNNNNNNNNNNNNNNNNNN
Above is a window of Penaeus monodon isolate SGIC_2016 chromosome 34, NSTDA_Pmon_1, whole genome shotgun sequence DNA encoding:
- the LOC119594576 gene encoding LOW QUALITY PROTEIN: alpha-amylase-like (The sequence of the model RefSeq protein was modified relative to this genomic sequence to represent the inferred CDS: deleted 1 base in 1 codon; added 120 bases not found in genome assembly), yielding MYKKRRYYIFRVRHSIMGSAGLYSLVLVLVWACGGRAGVGYENPACDGKTVIVHLFEWRWTDVALECERFLAHAGYCGVQVSPPNEHLTNPPEYPYPWWQRYQPVSYKLESRSGSEEEFVDMVRRCNAVGVRIFVDAVVNHMAALGRKGTGSGGTPFDGDAHDFPGVPYTAEHFTPKELCPSGDGNVNNYGDPNNVRNCNLVALTDLYGATDYVRKTVAGYFSKLVDIGVAGFRVDAAKHMWPEDLAAMMDQTNDLNTDQGFPPNTRPFFYLEVIDRNDGAVTVQEYYGMGRVTEFRYSQKIAWGVQNPGQLEGVYDPGWGMADPDKAFVFVDNHDNRPPPCVPGDTLTHKFPKDYRLGVAFTLAQPYGFARVMSSYAFGDDSDAGPPHLSDFSTANVVINSDNQCDGGWVCEHRWASIYKMVRFSNAVKDTAWWENYYCDGNVVAFSRGDKGFFAMVKYGTVSQTFQTGMPAGTYQDVVSCQEVTVNGDGSVHISITNEEEPVFAICVGCDCSEPPVVTATPGPDQXXXXXXXXQGPTEPSITEGIHRTVVFIQKQTNDGQDLFVRGGIDAGQRPGCTNDVSTDPCAIDIATSSLGASSHYNKYNAWRQGDNRLDWMGAEPGQGSYNGQAASGTPLAWTSSNPGSPGYQELNTFGDHYWMVDTDMDCSQAEEGWFELKAFLTNAGSGWEADINQIGSCSGTAGGTAPYTSKNHLGRCGFVNVFTFDSSDCTVNSFPDYY